Sequence from the Prosthecobacter debontii genome:
TGACGTGACCATGGCCGAAGCCTGGATTCAGACGGATGGAGATGCCGCCTTTGTAGCCTGCTTTGGCCAAGTCCTGAATCTGTCCTGGGCTGCCGATGTTCGGCAGGACATTGTGCTTGAGAACGACGTCGAGAGCGTTGTCGCGGAAGACATCGCAGGTGAGGCACACCTGAGCGGGCTCTTGTCCTCCAGGATAACCTGCGGCCAGAGCGCGCAGCACTTCATTGCCGGAGACGGCATCAATGCCGATCCCTGCGGCGTGCATTTCCTTCAGCACCTTGGTGGCGGGGCAGGACTTCATGGCGAAGCGCGCGTGCACCCCGGGCGTGCTGGTGATGTATTGGATGTCCGCGATCCGTTTGCGCAGCAGTTCCGCATCGTAAATCCAGAACGGTGTGCCCACTTTTTGTGCCAGGGCAGGGAGGAGGTCGGTCGTCGGGGTCATGAAAAAAATGAGCCTGTGGGATAGTCTGCCCCGTCGTTATACGCAAGTGCTCTGTGTGGGCAGATCCTGGAAAGCGCTGGTTCTGGACCGGCTTTAATCCGTCACCTTGGTTTCCGCTTCCAAGGCCTCTCGCTCGAAGGGAGCGGCCGCGTAGCCGTTTTCGATGCACTGCTTCAAGTATTCCTCCAGGAAGGGTTCGATACCCCCGAGCCTCTCATACTGGCAAACATGAGCGAATTCGTGTGCGAGAAGCTGTCGGCTGCCCCAGCAGTCCTCTCGGATGTAGATGCCGTGACCTGCGGTGAGGCCGGTCGAGTGAGCGGAAATCAGACCGACGCTCCTACCTGCACTGTCAAGGAAAGGATTGTCAGGCTTGGGGATGGTGGAGACTGGCAAGAGCCGGATTTTTTCAGGGCAGCTCACTCCGATCAGGTAGGCGTCTTGGATCTGCTCGTCGGACAATAGGTGACCGTGTTCCAAGATATGCTTCTCTTGCTCCTCAGCCCACAATGTGGCCAAGGGGATGATCACCGGGAGTTGCTCCAGAAGCTGATTCATGACCTGCTGCGCTCGGCTCTATTCTCTCGCAGTTTTTGACCCACTAGCACCACACAAATCGCGGCTGCACCTGCGGCCAAGGCTCGCTGCCATGATTCGGTGAATTGCTCACGCTCGCCCATCAATGCCCCCGCGATCAGGCAACCGAGCACAACTTGGACGGCTTGTTTCAATGACGCAAACCGAGGGGAAGCGAAGCGTGTGTTCATAGGAGTGTGGCTTATTCCTGGAGAGGGAAAAACAGCTGGTGGATCAAACTAATGACAGACGCTGAGGATGTCCATGACAAAAATGATGGCCGCAGGTGCGGTGGGAAAGCTACTCAGCCGATGTTTGCATCTGAGAGCTTCCTGTTCATGTTCGCAGGATTCATGCCCGCCACAGCCGCTCACGCTCCTACTGTCGTCATCGAGAATTTCTATCCCTGCATCGAAGGGGGCCGTCATCCGATCAAACGTATCGTCGGTGAGCCTCTACAGCTATGGTGTGACATCTTTACGGATGGACATGTGGTGATGTCGGCCGTGCTGAAGTGGCGTCAGCTCGGCACCCGACGCTGGTATGAAAGCCGGATGACCCCGACGGACAATGATCGCTGGCAGGGCCTGTGCCAGTTCGATAGCATTGGCCGCTGGGAATATACCGTTGAGGCTTGGGCCGATACTTTCCGGGGCTGGAAGAAGACCTTTGCGGTGCGTGTGCAGGCTGCGGATCCAGATGTGCCGATCGAAGCCCTCGAAGGGGCTCGCCTGCTGAAGGAAGCTGCTTTGCGTGCGCGTCCAGGCGCTGCTGATGCAGCGAGTCAGCTCGAAGAAGTGGCGGAGCTTCTGGAAAAGCTCCCTCCTCAGGAAGTGATGGAGGTTTTGTTGTCTGAAGATCTTCAGAAGCTGATGGACGCCTATGCGGATCGCAGCCTCTCAACCACTTCTGAGCCTTTGAAAGTCATTGTGGAACGGGAGCGAGCCCGGTTCTCGGCGTGGTATGAGTTCTTCCCACGTGGAGCGGAAGGGCGCGCGGATAAGCACAGCACTTTTCGTGATTGTTTGCCTCGGCTGGATGATGCCAAAGCGATGGGCTTTGATACCATCTATTTCCCACCGATTCATCCCATCGGGATCACTGCGCGGAAAGGGAAGAACAATACCCTCATAGCCGATGAAAATGATGTCGGTAGTCCTTGGGCCATCGGTGGGCCAGCGGGGGGGCACCGGGCTGTGGAACCCGCTCTCGGCACGATTGAGGATTTCGTCTGGCTGGTGAAGGAAGCTAACCATCGCGGTCTGGAGATCGCCATGGACTTTGCCATCAATTGCTCCCCTGACCATCCCTACGTGAAGGATCACCCCGAGTGGTTTTATCAGCGCCCTGATGGCAGTATCCGCTATGCGGAAAATCCGCCGAAGAAGTATCAGGACATCTATCCCCTGAATTTCCACTGTGCAGACTGGAAAAACCTCTGGAAGGAACTGATCGACGTGGTGCTTTTCTGGGTGGACAAAGGAGTGAAGGTCTTCCGTGTCGATAACCCCCACACGAAGCCGGTTTCCTTCTGGGAAGAGTTGATCTCCACTGTGCAGCGCAAGCATCCTGAGGTGATCTTCTTGGCCGAAGCCTTCACCAAACCCAAGATGATGCAGGTGCTGGGTAAGGTGGGGTTCACCCAGAGCTACACCTATTTCACGTGGCGTGAGGATAAGTGGAGCCTGACAGACTACGCTAAGGAGCTGACTCAGGGAGAGATGCGCTGGTTTTACCGAGGCAACTTCTGGCCGAATACACCTGATATTCACCCCTACTACCTGCAAAATGCCCCGGCGAGCATCTTCCGGTTGCGTGCTGCTCTGGCGGCAACTCTTTCCAGCACCTGGGGCATGTATGCCGGCTATGAAATCTGTGAAAACGAGCCGCTTCCAGGGAAAGAGGAGTATCTGGACTCTGAAAAGTTCCAACTTCGTCAGCGCGACTACGATGCTCCTGGTAATATCAAAGGATTCATCGCTCGGTTGAATTCCATCCGCCGGGATAATCCGGCCATGCATCTGTATGACAATCTCGTCTTCCACGGAGCGGATCACGACCAGATGATGTGCTACAGCAAATGCACGCCAGATTTCAGCAACCGGATGCTCTGTGTCGTGAGTCTGAACGGCCATGATATGGTCTCGGGCATGGTGCATCTGGATCTGGCAGCGCTCGGGTTATCCTCGGATCAGCCTTACCGTGTGCGAGATCTGATGCACGGCACGGTTTACATTTGGCAGGGCTCCCACAACTACGTTTCGCTGCATCCTACAGGAACGAGTCTGCACGTGTTCAAGGTGGAACCGCAATAAGCGAGACTTGCTGGACAAAATAGGCGGGGATTGGCACCTGATTAGTGAAATAGCTAAGTAAAACCATGTATCCAACCTCTGGTGGGATGACAGATAGGGTCAGGATAAATATCCTGGTAATTATGAAAATTCTATTTGTGTGGAAAAATAATGAACTTAGCTTTTTCGCATGCATACCTCCCAGCCACTCGGCAAGCTACCCGCCAAATACCAGGTGCTGATCGCGTCAGCCGCTGAGAGCACCACGCGTCTTTTGCAGCCTCTCCAGCATATCGGTCAGACGGAGGGCGTGACGGACAGTGGTGGGCTCTTCGTGCTTCCACGGCAGCGTTTCGTTTTTCACCCCCTTGAGCACAATGTGCTGAACATTGTCCTGCGGAGTTTTCAAGCCGACACACCCGTGGCGGTGGTGATTGTGGATGTACAGCCAGGGACGGAGAGCACGGCAGAGCAGTTGATCAATGCGCTGTATCACGCGGATGGCACCCTCGGCGTCATCGTTTTGTTGGGAGAAGGAGCGTCACTCTCGGCCACACTTTTGGAACAGATCACGCACAGCCCCCGGCTCACTTTCGTGCAGATGCCCGGCACTCTGCCGCAGATTTTCCAGATCGTTAAAATCATGCTCATGTCTTGGCATGCGCAGCGTCGATTGGCTGACCCTGCGGCTAATAAGGCCGCTGAAACGGGGGCTGCTGCTTTAGGCGGGCATCTCGCGCCGGATGTTCCCGTGGAAGCTCCGCCGATGCATCTGGAGATCGTAGGCAGTCTGGCGGCAGGCATTGCCCATGAGTTTAATAACGTTTTGACCGTGATTCAAAGCCAGATGGACATGGCGATGAAGCAGGCTGGCGAGGTGCCTGGCGTACTCAATCTCCTGACTCAGGTGATGGAGACGGCCCGCAGTGCTTCGACCTTGTCTCGCAAACTGGTCTCGTTTACTCCCGATGAAGGCAGTTCTCCGGCGGCAGTGGATTTGACGGCTTCGTTAAAGGAAGAAGTCATGCTGCTGAATAAAACGTTAGGGGATCACTTTACCCTTGAGGTCAGTCATTCGGCCGACCTGCCCAAAGTTTGGGCGGATCCCTCGACGATCAGTCAACTCATCATCAACGTTGCTTTGCATGCTCGCAATGGTATGCCGGACGGGGGCCGCCTCCAGATTTCCACCAGCAAGATCTCCCACCAGACCGGCTGCAAATTTGCGCGATTGTTTCCCGAAGCAGCTCATGGCGACTATGTCATGCTCACCATTGAGGACCCGAATCCATCCGACGAAGTCTCTGTGACAGATCCGAGTCAGGTGGTCGTCACCCTACCGCCTTCGGTTCAGCGTGCCGCCGATGACCGACTCGCCTGGATTCAGCGCACGATCCAGGCTGCAGGTGGTGGGCTCAATGTGACTCTATTGCCTGGGATGGTTAGGCTTTATCAGTTGTTATTCCCCTTGGCATCCGATCATCAGGAAGAAGGGGATGTCGCAGAATCGGCTCCCCACTCTTCCCCACCTATCCCTGAGATCATCTCTGGAGAAGTGCCGCCGTCCACCGTATTGGTGGTGGATGACGATGACACAATTTGCATGATCATGAGCCAAGTTTTGGCGACAGAGAAACATCGTGTGCTGACAGCAAAAAGCGCGGACGAGGCATGGCAGCAGTGGTGTAAGCATCGCAGTTCCATCAAACTGCTCATTACCGACATCAATATGCCCGGCGGTGCCAATGGAGTGGCGTTGGGGCATGCCATCCAAGAGCAGGATGGTTCCGTGCCTGTCATTTACACCAGCGGACACCGTGCAGTGCATCAGTTTGCGGAATTGGAGGTAGGGACCAATTACCTGCCCAAGCCTTTTGGGATGAACGATCTCCTGGCTGTGGCCAACCGCGCTTTGATGTCTCATCGTAGCCATGGCTTAAGCTGATTGCACGTTGGGGATACAATCACTTAACTCATGCCGCCTGAACCATGAAGGGCTCTTCAGGTGGCCTGAGCAGTTTGATAAATTTAAACATCAAAGATAATCTGAGGTAAGAAACCTTGGTCTTTATCAAATATTTAGGTCATAAGTCTTGACCGCAGGCAATTATCTTGTTGGTATTCCTCATGGCGAGGCGGCAGACATGGTCCATGCGCACGTTGTTACCGGGCATCTCGCCAGCAGCGAGCGGCCTCGCTATCCTGACGGCTGGCCTCGTGCTTGTAGGTTGGGCGTTGGATATTGAATCGTTGAAGCGTGTATTCCCCGGGTTGGTCTCGATGAATCCACTTACGGCCATTGCCTTTTTGTTGGCGGCCGTTTCCCTTGAAATACAGAGAAAAAGTGGACTGGGACGTTACAATTTGTGGGCGGAGATTCCAGCGGTCATCGTTCTGATCATCGGGGGGCTCCGCTTGATCGGGTATGTCTTCGATTGGTCTTGGGGATTGGATCAAATCCTGTTTTCTGACAAGCTGGTGAATGACCAATCCGGCCAAGACAACCGCATGTCCCCGAATGCCGCTTTGGGGTTTGCTTTTCTTGGAACGGGTTTAGCCCTTGTGAATCTCCGCACCCGCAGCGGTTTTCGCCCCGCAGAGATCTGCGGGGCATCCGTGCTGGCCATCTCGCTCCTCGCCCTTTTAGGCTATCTCTACAGGGTCACTTGGCTCTATGAGTTTGGAGCTTTCATTCCCATGGCCTTACACACGGCCGTGTTGTTTCAAGTGCTGGCGGTTGGCCTCCTGTGTGTCAGACCGGAGAGAGGTTGGATGGCATTCATTATTAGCGACAGTCCGGGAGGCTCGTTGGTCAGGCATCTTTTCCCGCTATTGGTTCCCGTTTTGGTCGTGCTCGGTTGGGCACGCTTAGCAGGGGAGCGGCATGGCTACTTTGAGGCCGAGATGGGCACCACCCTTTATACTATTACCACGATCTCCATGGTCAGCAGTCTCATCTGGTGGAGTGCTCGATCCTTGCACCGGTCCCACAAGCAAAGGATCCGGGTCGAGAAAGAACTTGAGGGTTTTTTTACCGTCTCGCTCGACATGCTGTGCATCGCCAGCAAGGATGGTTATTTCAAGCGGATCAATCCCGCTTTCAGCCAAACACTTGGCTATACTGAGGAGGAGCTACTCTCCCGGCCCTTTGTCGAGTTCGTGCATCCCGAGGATCTGGAGCGCACTCGGGCTGAGACGGGGCAGGTAAGCGGCGGGCAGTCCTCGGATCATTTTGAGAACCGCTATCTCTGCAAGGACGGTTCCTGGAAGTGGCTGTGGTGGAAGGGGCGTAATCTCGAGGAAACCGGCCTGATCTATGCCACTGCCCGTGACATCACCGAACAAAAAGAAGCGGAAGAAAAGATCCGCCGCCTGAACCGCATGCTCGAAGAAAGAGCTGCGCAGTTAGACGCAACGAATCAAGAATTGGAAGCCTTCAGCTATTCCGTTTCGCATGATCTCCGTGCACCTCTGCGAGGCATTGCGGGATTTGCCCAGGCCCTGGAGGAGCATGCGGACGCGTCTTTGGATGACACTGCTCGAGGTTACCTTATGCGGGTAAGGCGGGCCGCAGACCGAATGGGAAATTTGATTGATGATCTGCTGAAGTT
This genomic interval carries:
- a CDS encoding alpha-1,4-glucan--maltose-1-phosphate maltosyltransferase, with product MFAGFMPATAAHAPTVVIENFYPCIEGGRHPIKRIVGEPLQLWCDIFTDGHVVMSAVLKWRQLGTRRWYESRMTPTDNDRWQGLCQFDSIGRWEYTVEAWADTFRGWKKTFAVRVQAADPDVPIEALEGARLLKEAALRARPGAADAASQLEEVAELLEKLPPQEVMEVLLSEDLQKLMDAYADRSLSTTSEPLKVIVERERARFSAWYEFFPRGAEGRADKHSTFRDCLPRLDDAKAMGFDTIYFPPIHPIGITARKGKNNTLIADENDVGSPWAIGGPAGGHRAVEPALGTIEDFVWLVKEANHRGLEIAMDFAINCSPDHPYVKDHPEWFYQRPDGSIRYAENPPKKYQDIYPLNFHCADWKNLWKELIDVVLFWVDKGVKVFRVDNPHTKPVSFWEELISTVQRKHPEVIFLAEAFTKPKMMQVLGKVGFTQSYTYFTWREDKWSLTDYAKELTQGEMRWFYRGNFWPNTPDIHPYYLQNAPASIFRLRAALAATLSSTWGMYAGYEICENEPLPGKEEYLDSEKFQLRQRDYDAPGNIKGFIARLNSIRRDNPAMHLYDNLVFHGADHDQMMCYSKCTPDFSNRMLCVVSLNGHDMVSGMVHLDLAALGLSSDQPYRVRDLMHGTVYIWQGSHNYVSLHPTGTSLHVFKVEPQ
- a CDS encoding response regulator; its protein translation is MHTSQPLGKLPAKYQVLIASAAESTTRLLQPLQHIGQTEGVTDSGGLFVLPRQRFVFHPLEHNVLNIVLRSFQADTPVAVVIVDVQPGTESTAEQLINALYHADGTLGVIVLLGEGASLSATLLEQITHSPRLTFVQMPGTLPQIFQIVKIMLMSWHAQRRLADPAANKAAETGAAALGGHLAPDVPVEAPPMHLEIVGSLAAGIAHEFNNVLTVIQSQMDMAMKQAGEVPGVLNLLTQVMETARSASTLSRKLVSFTPDEGSSPAAVDLTASLKEEVMLLNKTLGDHFTLEVSHSADLPKVWADPSTISQLIINVALHARNGMPDGGRLQISTSKISHQTGCKFARLFPEAAHGDYVMLTIEDPNPSDEVSVTDPSQVVVTLPPSVQRAADDRLAWIQRTIQAAGGGLNVTLLPGMVRLYQLLFPLASDHQEEGDVAESAPHSSPPIPEIISGEVPPSTVLVVDDDDTICMIMSQVLATEKHRVLTAKSADEAWQQWCKHRSSIKLLITDINMPGGANGVALGHAIQEQDGSVPVIYTSGHRAVHQFAELEVGTNYLPKPFGMNDLLAVANRALMSHRSHGLS
- a CDS encoding sensor histidine kinase translates to MRTLLPGISPAASGLAILTAGLVLVGWALDIESLKRVFPGLVSMNPLTAIAFLLAAVSLEIQRKSGLGRYNLWAEIPAVIVLIIGGLRLIGYVFDWSWGLDQILFSDKLVNDQSGQDNRMSPNAALGFAFLGTGLALVNLRTRSGFRPAEICGASVLAISLLALLGYLYRVTWLYEFGAFIPMALHTAVLFQVLAVGLLCVRPERGWMAFIISDSPGGSLVRHLFPLLVPVLVVLGWARLAGERHGYFEAEMGTTLYTITTISMVSSLIWWSARSLHRSHKQRIRVEKELEGFFTVSLDMLCIASKDGYFKRINPAFSQTLGYTEEELLSRPFVEFVHPEDLERTRAETGQVSGGQSSDHFENRYLCKDGSWKWLWWKGRNLEETGLIYATARDITEQKEAEEKIRRLNRMLEERAAQLDATNQELEAFSYSVSHDLRAPLRGIAGFAQALEEHADASLDDTARGYLMRVRRAADRMGNLIDDLLKLSRLTRAEMNLQKVNLSDMAESILTQLKQREPDRQIKWKISPEVTVHADAALMRILLENLLENAWKFTSKKADALIELGAQIGTESEQVCYVRDNGVGFDMRYASKLFGAFQRLHSMVEYPGTGIGLATVQRVVRRHGGRVWADAKLNVGSTFYFVV